The following are encoded in a window of Castanea sativa cultivar Marrone di Chiusa Pesio chromosome 5, ASM4071231v1 genomic DNA:
- the LOC142636812 gene encoding receptor-like protein kinase FERONIA — protein sequence MEGVSKLFRTFGKRAKPSSTLPEELCRRFSLAEMKIATNNFDDKLLIDLDSFAKVYKGLLIDDCSCTINVAIKCVTFDWSRTEVVLACQLHHPNHVPLIGYCLDDQQMILVYEFMVNGNLGDHLYGNTNHHGPLPWKQRLQICIEVARALHYLHTGLKHTIIHRNVKPSNILLDEKWEAKLGDLGLSKLGPSSLSKALIKIESQVVGTYGYADPGYLATGELTDRSDVYSFGVVLLEVLCGRKAFQRLGVEEQHYLVDWARKCKREGTINRIIDPYLMGKIAPECFKIYLDIATSCVRNEGNDRPTIGEVEVDLEHALQLQQSADAERKDGVDQYNYTIVEYISSTASPVESFSGVYSTTT from the coding sequence ATGGAAGGAGTTTCAAAGTTATTCAGGACGTTCGGGAAGAGAGCAAAACCATCTTCAACTCTTCCTGAGGAACTATGCCGTCGATTTTCACTGGCTGAGATGAAGATAGCTACCAATAACTTCGACGATAAATTACTCATTGATCTGGATAGTTTTGCGAAAGTATACAAGGGGTTGTTAATTGATGACTGTAGCTGCACCATAAACGTTGCAATTAAGTGTGTAACGTTCGACTGGTCAAGGACAGAGGTGGTGTTGGCTTGCCAGCTACACCACCCCAACCACGTCCCTCTCATTGGATATTGTCTCGATGATCAACAGATGATCCTAGTCTACGAGTTCATGGTCAATGGAAACCTCGGCGACCACCTCTACGGCAATACTAACCACCATGGTCCCCTCCCGTGGAAACAAAGACTCCAGATTTGCATTGAAGTGGCGCGTGCACTGCACTACCTTCACACTGGGCTGAAGCATACCATCATCCACCGTAACGTGAAGCCGAGCAACATTCTTCTGGACGAGAAATGGGAGGCCAAGTTGGGAGATTTGGGGTTGTCCAAGTTGGGTCCCTCCAGTTTGTCAAAGGCTTTGATTAAAATTGAATCTCAGGTAGTGGGTACTTACGGATACGCTGATCCTGGGTATTTGGCGACCGGAGAATTGACTGATAGATCTGATGTCTACTCTTTTGGTGTGGTATTGTTGGAAGTACTCTGTGGCAGGAAAGCATTCCAACGATTGGGAGTGGAAGAGCAACACTATCTAGTTGATTGGGCCCGAAAATGCAAACGAGAAGGGACCATCAATAGGATAATTGATCCGTATCTGATGGGGAAGATAGCTCCAGAGTGTTTCAAAATATACCTCGACATTGCCACTTCTTGTGTGCGAAATGAGGGAAACGATCGTCCCACAATTGGTGAAGTGGAGGTAGACCTTGAACACGCTCTGCAGCTGCAACAGAGCGCAGATGCCGAGAGAAAGGATGGTGTGGATCAATATAATTATACCATTGTTGAATATATTTCCAGTACTGCGTCTCCTGTGGAATCTTTTTCAGGTGTATATAGCACGACCACATGA